The Mycolicibacterium aurum genome segment CACCACGCTACGGGCCTCACACCGCGCCCGACCAGGAGCCAGTCACTCAACGCCAGCACCGGAACCACGACGTGCAACAGGAGATTCGCCGGGGTGTATCCCATGCTGTGCTCGGTGAGGAAGAGGTTCCAGACCACACCGGCCATGGTCACGTACAGGACGACCGCGCCCCGCACACCGATCCGGGCATCCGCGCGCGGCGTCACCAGCGTCCACAGGTAGTACGCCGCCGCCAGCAGATTCGCCTGGTAGGTGAACGTGATCAGCCGCCACCCCACTCCCCGGCTCGACGTCAGTTCGACGGTGAGCAGCGCGGCGACGACACAGGCGATGATCGCCACACGCAGGCCGATGCGCAGGGACGGGGAAGCGGACGGGGCGGCAGCTGGATCGGAGATGGGCAAGCTCACCCCCGCCAGAATATGCGCTGGATCCGGGTGGCGCCCGGTCGCTACTGCCCGGGGTACACCGGCGGGACCGGCGGCGGTACGACCGGCGCGGGGGCCGGCGACTCGTCATTGCCGCCGGACAGGCGGTCCCGGATCCGTTGCAGGAGTCCGGGTCGTTCCTGCGGTACGGGCGGCGCCACGACGGGCGCTGGCGGCAGGACAGGGTCGGGCGGTGCCGTCTCGGCCATCGGCGCCTGCTCGGGAGCGAGCGGCGGCTCGGCGACGGGTGCTTCCTCGACGACGGGGACGGCCACCTCTGGAATGACGACCTCGGCGGGCGGCGGTGGCGCGGGCGGCAGTGGGGCCGCGGGCACCGCGCGGGGCGCGGCGGCAGGGAAAGGAGCCGACGTCTCTGCCGCTGGGGTGGGCCGCGGAGCGGCTGGGTCGGGCGCCAGCTGCATGGCCGCCGCCACCGAGACCGATGCCACGAACGTCACGGCTCCGGCCACGAGCATCGCGGCCGGGGCGATCCGGGTGACGCGCTTGGTCGCCGGCTGCCGCTCGATGTCACCGGGTTCGGACCACCCACCGAAGTCCGCCGGTTGCGCACAGGCCAGCGCCGCGCCACGCGCCAACGCGAGCTGCGCCTCGTCCGGCGAGAACACCGGCACTTCCAGGGCGTCTTCGAGGATGGGCAGCAGGCCGTCGAGATCTTCCGCCGAGCCGACCAGCACCAGAGCTTCGGGCTCCCAGTCGGCCTTGGCGAACACCGAGCTGAGCCAGCCCACCAGGTCATCCTCGGTCACCACCGAGTGGTTCACGGCCGTGTGCACCGTGCTCTCCGACCCGTCGGGACCGTCGTCCACGCTCACCACCAGCGCGATGAGCTGTTCGGGCTCGATGACACAGACTGCCGTGGTCGGGTAGCCCATGACCACCGCGATTCGTCGTGCCAGGGCGTCGGTGGCCTCTGACAACCGGACCGGAACGATGTTGTCGAAGCCGGAATCGCTGAGCGACTTCAACAGCAGCGACGCCTCGGCGTCCGAATCGTCACTCCAGGTCACACCGATGGAATGCACCCGATGCCCGGATTCGGAGGCCAGCGCCTCGGTGCGCCGCACGGCGGCGACCGCCCGGTTGGACGTCTGCAGAGCCTCCGACGGACCGGAACCGGTGACCTCGAATCCCGTGCCGTCGATCGTGGCGCCGTCGACGTCGTGCCCTTCCACCAGGACCAGGCCGACGGACGTCGGTGTCACAGACAAGCCGAGAACCGCGTCCACGTATCACTCCTTCGACAACCCCGGGTGACCCTACCCGCAGCTCCCCCGACATCGCACACTCTCAGGTGTGGTCATCCTCGGCGAGGATCTGCTGCAGCATCCGCGGTTCGATGTTGCCCCCGGACAAGATCAGCGCCGTCTCCCCCGGCGGTGTCGCGCCCTGTCGGTACGCCGCCAGCGTCACCGCTCCGCTGGGTTCGCTGACCATCCGGGCGCGATACACGAGTTCCCGGACGGCCGAGCGGATCTCCGCCTCGGTCACGGTGATCATCCCGTCGAGGACGTGTTGCAGATGCGCGAACGTCAGCTCCGACGGTTGCGAGCGCAACCCGTCGGCGATCGTGCGGTTGCGATCTTCGATGGTCCAGTCGACGCGGTGGCCTTCGCGCAGACTCTGCGACGTGTCGGCCGCGAGCTCAGGTTCGACGCCGTAGATCCTGGCCCGCGGACACAGCGCGCGGATCGCGGTGCCGATACCCGAGGCCAGCCCTCCGCCGCTGACCGGGATCAGCACGTTGCGCACCGAAGGCAGATCGGCGGCGATCTCCAGGCCGATGGTGCCCTGACCGGCGATGACATCGGGATGGTCGAACGGTGGGATCATCACGCCGTCGGTGTCGGCGCGCACCTGGTCGGCGACGATCTCCCGCTGCCCCGCGCCACTGAGCACCACCCTGGCCCCGAGGTCGCGGGTGGCCTGGATCTTGACGTTGGGCGTCTCCTCGGGCATCACGATGTGGGCACGCAGCCCGAATTCGGCGGCGGCGTACGCGACCGCCTGGGCGTGATTGCCGCTGGAGTAGGCCACCACGTCGGACGCGGTGTCCTTCACCGAGCTGACGGCGTTGAAGGCGCCGCGCACCTTGAACGCGCCGATGGGCTGCAGATTCTCGGGTTTGATCCACAGCGGGCGCTCGTCGTCACCCCAGCGGGCGCGCAGCAGCGGCGTGCGCACCACGTGCGGGCGGATGCGTTGCGCCGCGGCCCGCACATCGTCGATCGTCACCAGCTTCATGGCCGCCAGTCTGGTACACCGCCCCATCTCTAGGGTGGTGCGGGTGAACGACTTCTCGATGGCTGTCGTGCCGCGGTACGCCGAGGTGGATCAGCAGGGTGTGGTGTTCAACGGGCACTACCTCACCTGGTTCGACGAAGCCTGCACCGGTCTGCTCGACGACCTCGGCGTCGCGTACCCGGAGTTGATGGCGGGTGGCTACGACTTCCAGGTGGTGCACAGCGAGATCGACTTCACATCCCCGGTGCGGTGGCGCGACGCGGTGCGCATAGCGGCCGAGTGCACCCGGGTGGGGTCCACCAGTTTCACG includes the following:
- a CDS encoding threonine ammonia-lyase, whose translation is MKLVTIDDVRAAAQRIRPHVVRTPLLRARWGDDERPLWIKPENLQPIGAFKVRGAFNAVSSVKDTASDVVAYSSGNHAQAVAYAAAEFGLRAHIVMPEETPNVKIQATRDLGARVVLSGAGQREIVADQVRADTDGVMIPPFDHPDVIAGQGTIGLEIAADLPSVRNVLIPVSGGGLASGIGTAIRALCPRARIYGVEPELAADTSQSLREGHRVDWTIEDRNRTIADGLRSQPSELTFAHLQHVLDGMITVTEAEIRSAVRELVYRARMVSEPSGAVTLAAYRQGATPPGETALILSGGNIEPRMLQQILAEDDHT
- a CDS encoding DUF7159 family protein; the encoded protein is MDAVLGLSVTPTSVGLVLVEGHDVDGATIDGTGFEVTGSGPSEALQTSNRAVAAVRRTEALASESGHRVHSIGVTWSDDSDAEASLLLKSLSDSGFDNIVPVRLSEATDALARRIAVVMGYPTTAVCVIEPEQLIALVVSVDDGPDGSESTVHTAVNHSVVTEDDLVGWLSSVFAKADWEPEALVLVGSAEDLDGLLPILEDALEVPVFSPDEAQLALARGAALACAQPADFGGWSEPGDIERQPATKRVTRIAPAAMLVAGAVTFVASVSVAAAMQLAPDPAAPRPTPAAETSAPFPAAAPRAVPAAPLPPAPPPPAEVVIPEVAVPVVEEAPVAEPPLAPEQAPMAETAPPDPVLPPAPVVAPPVPQERPGLLQRIRDRLSGGNDESPAPAPVVPPPVPPVYPGQ
- a CDS encoding acyl-CoA thioesterase → MAVVPRYAEVDQQGVVFNGHYLTWFDEACTGLLDDLGVAYPELMAGGYDFQVVHSEIDFTSPVRWRDAVRIAAECTRVGSTSFTIGFTVSARTADADERVAVRGHNVYVVVSTEDWAKRAVPDALRAALTRT
- a CDS encoding Pr6Pr family membrane protein, which produces MSLPISDPAAAPSASPSLRIGLRVAIIACVVAALLTVELTSSRGVGWRLITFTYQANLLAAAYYLWTLVTPRADARIGVRGAVVLYVTMAGVVWNLFLTEHSMGYTPANLLLHVVVPVLALSDWLLVGRGVRPVAWWQPVAWLAYPAAYLAAALLVLNHAGRRAPYYFLDPGSVGAAAVALNVAALAACVLALGYALLAVNRGAATVRAEAP